A DNA window from Setaria viridis chromosome 2, Setaria_viridis_v4.0, whole genome shotgun sequence contains the following coding sequences:
- the LOC117843608 gene encoding chitin-inducible gibberellin-responsive protein 1 isoform X2 yields MQHALRKIETVLMAPDADDAATSTKHEFEEHKPAPLMRQRSRTWSHELRQPSPGVVRTQFASGYPTASYEFRPEKRQRELREDPQSMVKQLLTKCAEALSEERIEEFLKLVQQARGVVSITGEPIQRLGAYLLEGLVARHGNSGTNIYRALKCREPESNELLSYMKILYNICPYFKFGYMAANGAIAEALRNEDKIHIVDFQIAQGTQWITLIQALAARPGGPPHVRITGIDDPVSEYARGEGLDLVGKMLKSMSEEFRIPLEFTPLPGVYATQVTKEMLDIRPGEALAVNFTLQLHHTPDESVDVNNPRDGLLRMVKGLSPKVTTLVEQESHTNTTPFLMRFSETMDYYSAMFESIDANLPRDSKERINVEQHCLAKDIVNIIACEGKDRVERHELLGKWKSRLTMAGFKPYPLSSYVNSVIRKLLACYSDKYTLEEKDGAMLLGWKSRKLISASAWH; encoded by the coding sequence ATGCAACACGCTTTACGGAAAATAGAGACTGTTCTGATGGCACCTGATGCTGATGATGCTGCCACTAGCACCAAGCATGAGTTTGAGGAACACAAACCTGCTCCGCTGATGAGGCAGCGGTCAAGGACATGGAGTCATGAATTAAGGCAGCCATCACCAGGAGTTGTCCGGACACAATTTGCATCTGGATACCCCACAGCAAGCTATGAATTCCGCCCAGAAAAGCGACAAAGGGAGTTAAGGGAAGATCCGCAGAGCATGGTGAAGCAGTTGTTAACAAAGTGCGCTGAAGCATTAAGTGAGGAGAGGATAGAGGAGTTCCTTAAGCTTGTTCAGCAAGCTCGTGGAGTTGTATCAATTACTGGGGAACCAATACAGCGGTTAGGTGCTTACCTTCTTGAGGGTTTGGTTGCTAGACATGGAAACTCGGGTACAAACATATATCGTGCTTTGAAGTGCCGTGAGCCGGAGAGTAATGAACTTTTGTCCTACATGAAGATTTTATACAATATCTGTCCGTACTTCAAGTTTGGCTATATGGCTGCTAATGGGGCAATTGCAGAGGCATTGAGAAATGAGGACAAAATCCATATAGTTGATTTCCAGATTGCTCAAGGGACACAATGGATAACACTGATCCAAGCACTAGCTGCAAGGCCTGGGGGTCCACCACATGTGCGGATCACTGGAATTGATGATCCAGTGTCAGAGTACGCCCGTGGTGAAGGTCTGGACCTTGTAGGGAAGATGTTGAAAAGCATGTCCGAAGAATTCAGGATACCTCTGGAGTTTACCCCTCTACCCGGTGTCTATGCCACCCAAGTCACAAAAGAAATGCTAGACATCAGGCCAGGCGAAGCACTTGCTGTCAACTTCACTCTGCAGCTACACCACACCCCAGATGAGAGCGTGGACGTCAACAACCCACGGGACGGGCTACTCCGGATGGTGAAAGGGCTGTCCCCAAAGGTGACCACGCTGGTGGAGCAGGAGTCGCACACCAACACGACACCGTTCCTGATGAGGTTCAGCGAGACCATGGACTACTACTCGGCCATGTTCGAGTCGATTGACGCGAACTTGCCACGGGACAGCAAGGAGCGGATCAACGTGGAGCAGCACTGCCTTGCCAAGGACATCGTGAACATCATCGCCTGTGAGGGGAAGGACCGGGTAGAGCGGCACGAGCTCCTGGGCAAGTGGAAGTCGAGGCTGACCATGGCTGGGTTCAAGCCGTACCCGCTAAGCTCGTACGTGAACTCGGTGATCAGGAAGCTCCTCGCCTGCTACTCCGACAAGTACaccctggaggagaaggatggcgCTATGCTGCTCGGCTGGAAGAGCAGGAAGTTGATATCTGCTTCTGCGTGGCACTGA
- the LOC117843608 gene encoding chitin-inducible gibberellin-responsive protein 1 isoform X1 — protein sequence MDLHQLLKYRLTGANVFYEFPTENNLANNPWPGTPLKSEFSNSPYTPLSAQLECDNLSAISNTPDNQSSTETISAQPISPLEVDSSNRQAGILWENTQVRPDHLYTTSRHNMQHALRKIETVLMAPDADDAATSTKHEFEEHKPAPLMRQRSRTWSHELRQPSPGVVRTQFASGYPTASYEFRPEKRQRELREDPQSMVKQLLTKCAEALSEERIEEFLKLVQQARGVVSITGEPIQRLGAYLLEGLVARHGNSGTNIYRALKCREPESNELLSYMKILYNICPYFKFGYMAANGAIAEALRNEDKIHIVDFQIAQGTQWITLIQALAARPGGPPHVRITGIDDPVSEYARGEGLDLVGKMLKSMSEEFRIPLEFTPLPGVYATQVTKEMLDIRPGEALAVNFTLQLHHTPDESVDVNNPRDGLLRMVKGLSPKVTTLVEQESHTNTTPFLMRFSETMDYYSAMFESIDANLPRDSKERINVEQHCLAKDIVNIIACEGKDRVERHELLGKWKSRLTMAGFKPYPLSSYVNSVIRKLLACYSDKYTLEEKDGAMLLGWKSRKLISASAWH from the coding sequence ATGGATTTGCACCAGTTGTTAAAGTACAGATTAACTGGTGCTAACGTCTTCTACGAATTTCCCACAGAGAACAACTTAGCAAACAATCCCTGGCCAGGTACTCCACTGAAGTCGGAATTCAGCAACTCCCCGTACACTCCCCTTTCAGCCCAGCTTGAGTGTGACAATTTGTCTGCTATTAGCAACACTCCAGATAACCAGAGTTCCACAGAAACCATTTCAGCACAACCAATATCACCGCTAGAAGTTGACAGCTCCAACAGACAGGCAGGTATACTTTGGGAAAACACCCAAGTGAGACCTGATCACTTGTACACTACATCAAGGCATAATATGCAACACGCTTTACGGAAAATAGAGACTGTTCTGATGGCACCTGATGCTGATGATGCTGCCACTAGCACCAAGCATGAGTTTGAGGAACACAAACCTGCTCCGCTGATGAGGCAGCGGTCAAGGACATGGAGTCATGAATTAAGGCAGCCATCACCAGGAGTTGTCCGGACACAATTTGCATCTGGATACCCCACAGCAAGCTATGAATTCCGCCCAGAAAAGCGACAAAGGGAGTTAAGGGAAGATCCGCAGAGCATGGTGAAGCAGTTGTTAACAAAGTGCGCTGAAGCATTAAGTGAGGAGAGGATAGAGGAGTTCCTTAAGCTTGTTCAGCAAGCTCGTGGAGTTGTATCAATTACTGGGGAACCAATACAGCGGTTAGGTGCTTACCTTCTTGAGGGTTTGGTTGCTAGACATGGAAACTCGGGTACAAACATATATCGTGCTTTGAAGTGCCGTGAGCCGGAGAGTAATGAACTTTTGTCCTACATGAAGATTTTATACAATATCTGTCCGTACTTCAAGTTTGGCTATATGGCTGCTAATGGGGCAATTGCAGAGGCATTGAGAAATGAGGACAAAATCCATATAGTTGATTTCCAGATTGCTCAAGGGACACAATGGATAACACTGATCCAAGCACTAGCTGCAAGGCCTGGGGGTCCACCACATGTGCGGATCACTGGAATTGATGATCCAGTGTCAGAGTACGCCCGTGGTGAAGGTCTGGACCTTGTAGGGAAGATGTTGAAAAGCATGTCCGAAGAATTCAGGATACCTCTGGAGTTTACCCCTCTACCCGGTGTCTATGCCACCCAAGTCACAAAAGAAATGCTAGACATCAGGCCAGGCGAAGCACTTGCTGTCAACTTCACTCTGCAGCTACACCACACCCCAGATGAGAGCGTGGACGTCAACAACCCACGGGACGGGCTACTCCGGATGGTGAAAGGGCTGTCCCCAAAGGTGACCACGCTGGTGGAGCAGGAGTCGCACACCAACACGACACCGTTCCTGATGAGGTTCAGCGAGACCATGGACTACTACTCGGCCATGTTCGAGTCGATTGACGCGAACTTGCCACGGGACAGCAAGGAGCGGATCAACGTGGAGCAGCACTGCCTTGCCAAGGACATCGTGAACATCATCGCCTGTGAGGGGAAGGACCGGGTAGAGCGGCACGAGCTCCTGGGCAAGTGGAAGTCGAGGCTGACCATGGCTGGGTTCAAGCCGTACCCGCTAAGCTCGTACGTGAACTCGGTGATCAGGAAGCTCCTCGCCTGCTACTCCGACAAGTACaccctggaggagaaggatggcgCTATGCTGCTCGGCTGGAAGAGCAGGAAGTTGATATCTGCTTCTGCGTGGCACTGA
- the LOC117843610 gene encoding pentatricopeptide repeat-containing protein At4g18975, chloroplastic: protein MAGAFALRLAPRLAAVPPGRGKGGGGASRGAGSRALVTKKPNKEHHLWIRKETAGSGKKALRLIDTVSKLPNEKEAIYGALDKWSAFEPEFPIIAAAKALGMLKRRRKWLRIIQVTKWLMTKGQVLTWTTYDTLLLALFMDGRVDEAESIWTTVIQTHTRSVPKRLFSRMILMYDIHHHPDKVLEVYADMEELGVRPDEDTARRIGKAFVAFGQEEKEKYVLDRYLKKWKYIHFNGERVRVRRDGPLA from the exons ATGGCGGGAGCCTTCGCTCTCCGCCTCGCGCCGCGTCTCGCCGCGGTGCCACCGGGGAGGGGGAAGGGCGGTGGAGGAGCCAGCCGCGGTGCAGGCAGCAGAGCGCT GGTGACAAAGAAACCAAACAAGGAGCACCATTTGTGGATCAGGAAGGAGACAGCTGGGTCAGGGAAGAAGGCTCTCCGTCTTATTGATACT GTTTCAAAGTTACCAAATGAAAAGGAAGCTATTTATGGTGCATTAGACAAGTGGAGTGCTTTTGAGCCTGAATTCCCTATTATAGCAGCAGCAAAAGCTCTGGGGATGTTGAAAAGGCGAAGAAAATGGTTAAGAATCATCCAG GTAACTAAGTGGTTGATGACCAAAGGCCAGGTGCTGACATGGACAACGTATGACACACTTCTGCTGGCACTTTTTATGGATGGAAGGGTAGACGAAGCTGAGTCTATTTGGACTACTGTTATACAGACTCATACGCGCTCAGTGCCCAAGAGGTTGTTCTCTCGGATGATCTTGATGTATGACATTCACCATCATCCAGATAAAGTTTTGGAG GTATATGCTGACATGGAGGAATTAGGGGTGCGTCCAGATGAGGATACAGCTAGGCGGATTGGAAAAGCATTTGTGGCTTTTGgccaagaagaaaaagagaagtaCGTCCTTGATAGATACTTGAAAAAGTGGAAGTACATCCATTTCAATGGTGAGCGTGTTAGGGTGCGGAGGGATGGACCACTGGCATAG